One region of Astyanax mexicanus isolate ESR-SI-001 chromosome 15, AstMex3_surface, whole genome shotgun sequence genomic DNA includes:
- the osbpl7 gene encoding oxysterol-binding protein-related protein 7 isoform X2, with product MEPYGSMVDHNQLQASGLDRTPSGWHKPTHSRSSSTASSRHSRQHVKDWEIMDDLQAEIGPSVENVQDMSPPGICEGYLMKRRIWPLKGWHKRYFVLDKGILKYSRNQHDNSKGKLSGSMDVSLAVMSVNRKARRIDLDTGDSLYHIKAKSHDLFYIWVTKLSAHRVFKKNETAHAHNGFLQAMTHGGNAAQRNGAMQDASQSLSGSYVTDMAAQSTDLPSANPAVNRKVSAWLQQAQDPDSCTQELNRCQLDLSDLNRLVQKLHCLESGQAFSNGELQRIISMQNLSLEKPKKKCGKMWGHSRTLSRVEALGMFSSSHLSVSSHLGTSVPSIPDYVYSQLAPPVNNSPETRKLHQDICTVSQRVHASLRAVHDALSQDRHRLQEAWASGELRQNTPAQISSLCCTLTESESGRRAPGRAPSVADSAAEYFDACDDIGGSSSEASDESGLSDASSNSEPDEGHATATRKYRASLSKAHSKSRRVPQNTGRRTTLPAVCPDNSHVGLMAILYNNIGKDLSRVSMPAALNEPINLLQRLCEELEYSELLDIANRTDDPYQRMVYIAAFAISGYATAQYRNRYKPFNPVLGETYECVREDRGFRFISEQVCHHPPISACHATSDNFSFWQDQRWKNKFWGKSLEIMPAGMVNVTLSKYGDHYEWNKVVTCIHNVLSQQRYLEHYGEVVIRNLNSSVCTCKITFVKSRYWGSDTNKNEVQGQVLDQSGNVVHRFGGFWHEGIFCDTLPNPQCIWKPNPQPKDYILYYGFSSFAIELNELTPDLKPLLPPTDSRLRPDQRMLENGQVEESDKKKDEVEEIQRERRKILAKRGEEHIPRFFRKSIDAAGRDVWVTNGTYWKIRDNPGFANIKNLELW from the exons ATGGAGCCCTATGGATCCATGGTAGACCACAACCAGTTGCAGGCGAGTGGCCTTGACCGGACACCTTCTGGATGGCATAAGCCCACACACTCCAGGAGCAGCAGTACTGCATCTTCTCGCCACTCACGACAG CATGTAAAGGACTGGGAGATAATGGACGATCTGCAGGCAGAAATAGGCCCCAGTGTAGAGAACGTGCAGGATATGAGCCCTCCAGGCATTTGTGAAGGCTATCTGATGAAGAGGAGAATATGGCCTCTTAAAGGATGGCACAAG agatatTTTGTGTTGGACAAAGGGATTCTTAAATATTCAAGAAATCAACATGAT AACTCTAAGGGGAAGCTAAGCGGGTCGATGGACGTCAGTcttgcagtgatgtcagtaaacAGAAAGGCAAGACGTATAGACCTAGATACAGGAGACAGTCTCTATCACATCAAG GCAAAGAGCCATGACCTCTTCTACATATGGGTGACCAAACTGAGCGCCCATCGGGTATTTAAAAAGAATGAGACGGCACATGCTCACAATGGCTTCCTGCAAGCTATGACTCATGGTGGCAACGCTGCTCAGAGAAATGGTGCCATGCAAGATGCG TCTCAGAGTCTGTCTGGTTCCTATGTGACTGATATGGCAGCTCAGAGCACAGACCTGCCCTCTGCTAACCCTGCTGTCAATCGGAAAGTGTCTGCCTGGCTCCAGCAGGCCCAGGACCCCGACAGCTGCACTCAAG AACTGAACCGCTGTCAGTTAGATTTGAGTGATCTGAACCGTCTGGTCCAGAAGCTGCACTGCTTGGAATCGGGTCAGGCTTTCAGCAATGGAGAGCTTCAGAGGATCATCAGCATGCAG AATCTTTCACTTGAGAAACCCAAGAAGAAATGTGGCAAGATGTGGGGCCACTCTCGCACACTGTCTCGGGTTGAGGCTCTTGGAATG TTTTCATCCAGCCACTTGAGCGTTTCATCCCACCTGGGCACCTCTGTTCCCTCCATCCCTGATTATGTCTACTCCCAGCTTGCTCCCCCAGTCAACAACTCTCCTGAAACAAGAAAGCTGCACCAGGACATCTGTACAGTTTCTCAAAGAG TGCATGCCTCCCTGAGAGCAGTGCATGATGCTCTGTCTCAGGATCGCCATCGGCTGCAGGAGGCGTGGGCCAGTGGAGAACTCCGTCAGAACACTCCAGCTCAGATCAGCAGCCTGTGTTGCACACTGACTGAG TCGGAGTCTGGACGGCGTGCCCCTGGCCGTGCACCCTCAGTAGCAGACTCGGCGGCAGAGTATTTTGATGCATGTGATGACATTGGAGGAAGCTCCTCTGAAGCATCGGATGAGTCAGGTCTGAGTGATGCCTCCAGTAACTCAGAGCCTGATGAGGGTCATG CAACAGCAACACGGAAGTATCGCGCCAGTCTTTCCAAGGCGCATTCCAAGTCCAGGCGAGTCCCGCAGAACACCGGCCGCCGGACCACCTTGCCCGCAGTCTGCCCTGATAATAGCCATGTGGGCCTCATGGCTATCCTTTATAACAATATTGGCAAGGACTTGTCCCGTGTGTCCATGCCAGCAGCACTGAATGAGCCTATCAACCTGCTCCAGAGGCTATGTGAGGAGCTGGAGTACTCAGAGCTACTGGACATAGCCAACCGTACTGATGACCCCTACCAGAGGATG GTGTACATTGCTGCCTTTGCAATCTCTGGATATGCTACAGCTCAGTACCGTAACCGGTATAAACCCTTTAATCCAGTTTTGGGAGAGACGTATGAATGTGTAAGGGAGGACAGGGGCTTTCGCTTCATCAGCGAACAG GTTTGCCATCATCCACCCATCTCTGCTTGTCATGCAACATCTGATAACTTCTCCTTCTGGCAGG ACCAGAGGTGGAAGAACAAATTCTGGGGAAAGTCTTTGGAGATAATGCCAGCTGGAATGGTGAATGTGACTCTATCCAA GTATGGAGACCACTATGAATGGAATAAAGTGGTGACATGCATCCATAACGTTCTCAGTCAGCAGAGATATCTAGAGCACTATGGGGAGGTCGTCATTCGCAACCTCAACAGCTCAGTGTGCACCTGTAAGATTACCTTTGTCAAG TCTCGCTACTGGGGCTCAGATACGAATAAAAATGAGGTTCAAGGTCAAGTACTTGACCAGAGTGGGAATGTTGTGCACCGATTTGGAGGATTCTGGCACGAAGGGATCTTCTGTGATACGCTGCCCAACCCCCAATGTATCTGGAAGCCAA ACCCTCAGCCTAAGGACTACATCCTGTACTATGGCTTTTCCAGCTTTGCAATTGAACTGAACGAGCTGACTCCTGATCTCAAACCTCTGCTGCCTCCCACAGACTCACGCTTGCGTCCAGACCAGAG GATGTTGGAGAACGGCCAGGTGGAGGAGTCAGACAAGAAGAAAGACGAAGTGGAGGAAATACAAAGAGAGCGGAGGAAAATTTTGGCCAAGAGAGGAGAAGAGCATATTCCTCGCTTCTTCAG GAAATCTATTGATGCAGCTGGCAGAGACGTATGGGTGACGAATGGAACTTACTGGAAAATCAGGGACAATCCTGGATTCGCCAACATTAAAAACTTGGAATTGTGGTGA
- the osbpl7 gene encoding oxysterol-binding protein-related protein 7 isoform X1 has protein sequence MEPYGSMVDHNQLQASGLDRTPSGWHKPTHSRSSSTASSRHSRQHVKDWEIMDDLQAEIGPSVENVQDMSPPGICEGYLMKRRIWPLKGWHKRYFVLDKGILKYSRNQHDNSKGKLSGSMDVSLAVMSVNRKARRIDLDTGDSLYHIKAKSHDLFYIWVTKLSAHRVFKKNETAHAHNGFLQAMTHGGNAAQRNGAMQDASQSLSGSYVTDMAAQSTDLPSANPAVNRKVSAWLQQAQDPDSCTQELNRCQLDLSDLNRLVQKLHCLESGQAFSNGELQRIISMQNLSLEKPKKKCGKMWGHSRTLSRVEALGMPLRRITKSFSSSHLSVSSHLGTSVPSIPDYVYSQLAPPVNNSPETRKLHQDICTVSQRVHASLRAVHDALSQDRHRLQEAWASGELRQNTPAQISSLCCTLTESESGRRAPGRAPSVADSAAEYFDACDDIGGSSSEASDESGLSDASSNSEPDEGHATATRKYRASLSKAHSKSRRVPQNTGRRTTLPAVCPDNSHVGLMAILYNNIGKDLSRVSMPAALNEPINLLQRLCEELEYSELLDIANRTDDPYQRMVYIAAFAISGYATAQYRNRYKPFNPVLGETYECVREDRGFRFISEQVCHHPPISACHATSDNFSFWQDQRWKNKFWGKSLEIMPAGMVNVTLSKYGDHYEWNKVVTCIHNVLSQQRYLEHYGEVVIRNLNSSVCTCKITFVKSRYWGSDTNKNEVQGQVLDQSGNVVHRFGGFWHEGIFCDTLPNPQCIWKPNPQPKDYILYYGFSSFAIELNELTPDLKPLLPPTDSRLRPDQRMLENGQVEESDKKKDEVEEIQRERRKILAKRGEEHIPRFFRKSIDAAGRDVWVTNGTYWKIRDNPGFANIKNLELW, from the exons ATGGAGCCCTATGGATCCATGGTAGACCACAACCAGTTGCAGGCGAGTGGCCTTGACCGGACACCTTCTGGATGGCATAAGCCCACACACTCCAGGAGCAGCAGTACTGCATCTTCTCGCCACTCACGACAG CATGTAAAGGACTGGGAGATAATGGACGATCTGCAGGCAGAAATAGGCCCCAGTGTAGAGAACGTGCAGGATATGAGCCCTCCAGGCATTTGTGAAGGCTATCTGATGAAGAGGAGAATATGGCCTCTTAAAGGATGGCACAAG agatatTTTGTGTTGGACAAAGGGATTCTTAAATATTCAAGAAATCAACATGAT AACTCTAAGGGGAAGCTAAGCGGGTCGATGGACGTCAGTcttgcagtgatgtcagtaaacAGAAAGGCAAGACGTATAGACCTAGATACAGGAGACAGTCTCTATCACATCAAG GCAAAGAGCCATGACCTCTTCTACATATGGGTGACCAAACTGAGCGCCCATCGGGTATTTAAAAAGAATGAGACGGCACATGCTCACAATGGCTTCCTGCAAGCTATGACTCATGGTGGCAACGCTGCTCAGAGAAATGGTGCCATGCAAGATGCG TCTCAGAGTCTGTCTGGTTCCTATGTGACTGATATGGCAGCTCAGAGCACAGACCTGCCCTCTGCTAACCCTGCTGTCAATCGGAAAGTGTCTGCCTGGCTCCAGCAGGCCCAGGACCCCGACAGCTGCACTCAAG AACTGAACCGCTGTCAGTTAGATTTGAGTGATCTGAACCGTCTGGTCCAGAAGCTGCACTGCTTGGAATCGGGTCAGGCTTTCAGCAATGGAGAGCTTCAGAGGATCATCAGCATGCAG AATCTTTCACTTGAGAAACCCAAGAAGAAATGTGGCAAGATGTGGGGCCACTCTCGCACACTGTCTCGGGTTGAGGCTCTTGGAATG CCACTGCGTAGGATTACTAAATCG TTTTCATCCAGCCACTTGAGCGTTTCATCCCACCTGGGCACCTCTGTTCCCTCCATCCCTGATTATGTCTACTCCCAGCTTGCTCCCCCAGTCAACAACTCTCCTGAAACAAGAAAGCTGCACCAGGACATCTGTACAGTTTCTCAAAGAG TGCATGCCTCCCTGAGAGCAGTGCATGATGCTCTGTCTCAGGATCGCCATCGGCTGCAGGAGGCGTGGGCCAGTGGAGAACTCCGTCAGAACACTCCAGCTCAGATCAGCAGCCTGTGTTGCACACTGACTGAG TCGGAGTCTGGACGGCGTGCCCCTGGCCGTGCACCCTCAGTAGCAGACTCGGCGGCAGAGTATTTTGATGCATGTGATGACATTGGAGGAAGCTCCTCTGAAGCATCGGATGAGTCAGGTCTGAGTGATGCCTCCAGTAACTCAGAGCCTGATGAGGGTCATG CAACAGCAACACGGAAGTATCGCGCCAGTCTTTCCAAGGCGCATTCCAAGTCCAGGCGAGTCCCGCAGAACACCGGCCGCCGGACCACCTTGCCCGCAGTCTGCCCTGATAATAGCCATGTGGGCCTCATGGCTATCCTTTATAACAATATTGGCAAGGACTTGTCCCGTGTGTCCATGCCAGCAGCACTGAATGAGCCTATCAACCTGCTCCAGAGGCTATGTGAGGAGCTGGAGTACTCAGAGCTACTGGACATAGCCAACCGTACTGATGACCCCTACCAGAGGATG GTGTACATTGCTGCCTTTGCAATCTCTGGATATGCTACAGCTCAGTACCGTAACCGGTATAAACCCTTTAATCCAGTTTTGGGAGAGACGTATGAATGTGTAAGGGAGGACAGGGGCTTTCGCTTCATCAGCGAACAG GTTTGCCATCATCCACCCATCTCTGCTTGTCATGCAACATCTGATAACTTCTCCTTCTGGCAGG ACCAGAGGTGGAAGAACAAATTCTGGGGAAAGTCTTTGGAGATAATGCCAGCTGGAATGGTGAATGTGACTCTATCCAA GTATGGAGACCACTATGAATGGAATAAAGTGGTGACATGCATCCATAACGTTCTCAGTCAGCAGAGATATCTAGAGCACTATGGGGAGGTCGTCATTCGCAACCTCAACAGCTCAGTGTGCACCTGTAAGATTACCTTTGTCAAG TCTCGCTACTGGGGCTCAGATACGAATAAAAATGAGGTTCAAGGTCAAGTACTTGACCAGAGTGGGAATGTTGTGCACCGATTTGGAGGATTCTGGCACGAAGGGATCTTCTGTGATACGCTGCCCAACCCCCAATGTATCTGGAAGCCAA ACCCTCAGCCTAAGGACTACATCCTGTACTATGGCTTTTCCAGCTTTGCAATTGAACTGAACGAGCTGACTCCTGATCTCAAACCTCTGCTGCCTCCCACAGACTCACGCTTGCGTCCAGACCAGAG GATGTTGGAGAACGGCCAGGTGGAGGAGTCAGACAAGAAGAAAGACGAAGTGGAGGAAATACAAAGAGAGCGGAGGAAAATTTTGGCCAAGAGAGGAGAAGAGCATATTCCTCGCTTCTTCAG GAAATCTATTGATGCAGCTGGCAGAGACGTATGGGTGACGAATGGAACTTACTGGAAAATCAGGGACAATCCTGGATTCGCCAACATTAAAAACTTGGAATTGTGGTGA